The nucleotide window AGAGCACAAAACGATTAAAGGGCGGAATGAAGCGGTCGAAATAGACCATGCCGAGCAGCAACCAGATGAAGACCGTTACCGACACCATCACCACAAAGCGTGCAGTGTTAAAGGCACCGCGAATCGAAACCGTCATAGAATATTCTACCTTATGCCGGAGGAAAAGGGTTTGCCGGAACGGAGGGTTATTCAGTGACTGGGCAGGTTCCGTGATGAAAACGAGCAGGAATGCGCTATGGATATGAGGGCGGGTCTGAGAAGACGTTGCTCATCCTATCGGACTCGCGTCAGCAACGGGGATTTCCGCAATCTCCGAAGCCCGGCATGATCCTGGTGAATTTAGGCCCAGGGCGTACCACCGTCCACAATGCCGTGCTCTTCCCACAGGTACCAGCTCCCGGTATTCTGGAGAAAGAAGTAGGTATTCGAGAAGACGGCAAAGTGTTCCTCCTCTTCTTTTGAGAGTCTCTCAAAGAGGGCCTTTTCCTTCTCAGAGGGGGCTTCGGAAGCCTGCTTCCGGTAAAACGCGATCCCTTCTTCTTCCATCCTCATCGCTATCTTGAAGGCTTCCAGTTCATCGCTTGTCGCATTGACCCTCTCCATCATCTCAGCCCTGTGTTCCTCGAATATCGTTTTGACATTCCTGATGGGACTGGCGTCCTGGAAACGGATATCGAGGCCCTGCATTATCTCTTTCAGCATATCAAGATGGCGCTTTTCATCCTCCCTGATAGAGAGGAACATCTTCTGTCCTACGATATTCTTTACCTTTGCTGCCGCCTCCTTATAGAAGGCTATCGCATCGGTCTCCATCTTTATCGCTATCTCAACGGCGTTCATCAAACAACCCCTCAGATCTTTTCGAACATGTCCTTCGTTGCTCCGCAGACAGGGCAGGTCCAGTCATCGGGAAGGTTCTCGAAGGCCGTGCCCGGAGCTATTCCTGCTTCGGGATCTCCCGTATCGGGGTCATAGATATACCCGCAGACGATACATTTCCATTTTTCCATAGCCGAACCTCCCTGTTTTAAAAATGTGTTTCTTACTTTAAAAGAATCGTTGATTTCTGTCAATGAATATCGGGTGAGGCAGAGAGAAAAGAAGTCCTCCGGAGAGCGGGGAAGACGAAAAAGAAGCTGATGATGATCACCTCTTATAGAAGCCCGTTATCCTATCCAGGAGCGCCTTCTTATCGTACAGGGGTCCGACCTCTTCACGTTCCTTTTCACCCGCTTCCCATGCAGACCCCTCCCGCGGGCAGGCCTCTCCCAGCTCAAGCTTTGACAGGACATTCGGCACGTCAAGGAAACGAGAGATCTTATTGAATTGGGAGAGCCCCCCTCTCGTCCCTTCATGATGGAGCGACAGGAAGAGCCTGCTCTTCGCCCGGGTGACGGCGACGTAGAAGAGCCGCCGCTCTTCCTCGATCTCATCATCGCTGTCCAGGGAGAAGGTAACAGGCAGGACCCCGTCGCTGAGACCCATGACGAACACGGAATTCCACTCAAGCCCCTTTGCGGAATGAATCGTCGAGAGAACGAGAGGCTTTTCTTCTTCTTTGGTTTCTGCTTCCACTCTCCAGACCCCCCGCTCCGGAGGCTCGACCGCGAAATCCTCGAGGAGCTCTCCCAGAGAATCATATCTCATCGCTATCTGGCGCAATGCCTCGAGGTCGTTCAGCCTGAGATGCCAGTCATCGTACGTGTCTTTCAGGAGCGGGCGGTAATACTCAAGGACAACCTCAAACCGTTCTCCGACGTTGAGCGCCTCGCCGTATGCCCCTTTCAGCGCCGTCGCAAGCCTTCCTATGCCCTCGGCATAGGCGCGATTCAGGGCAAAGCTCGGAAAGACGTTCTCCGTGATGTCCCGGAAGGAAGGGGACCGGATGATCTCCTCGGATATCCTGTTTGCCGTCTTGGGGCCGATTCCTCCGATGAGGAGGAGCACCCTGTTCCAGGCGAGCTCGTCTTTCGGATTCGCGATCACCTTGAGATGGGACATCACATCCTTCACATGGGCCGTCTCGTAAAACTTCAGTCCACCGTATGTTTCGTAGGGAATGTCCCTCTTGCTCAGTTCCGACTGGAGGGGGATCGAGAGATACAACGACCGGAACAATACGGACTGCTGGCTTAATGGTATCCCCCCATCCCTCTGGGTCTTGATCTTTTCGGCCAC belongs to Thermodesulfovibrionales bacterium and includes:
- a CDS encoding ferritin family protein produces the protein MNAVEIAIKMETDAIAFYKEAAAKVKNIVGQKMFLSIREDEKRHLDMLKEIMQGLDIRFQDASPIRNVKTIFEEHRAEMMERVNATSDELEAFKIAMRMEEEGIAFYRKQASEAPSEKEKALFERLSKEEEEHFAVFSNTYFFLQNTGSWYLWEEHGIVDGGTPWA
- a CDS encoding rubredoxin translates to MEKWKCIVCGYIYDPDTGDPEAGIAPGTAFENLPDDWTCPVCGATKDMFEKI
- a CDS encoding ATP-dependent helicase, giving the protein IEYRVLNLVQSKISPGSILLLTFTRKAAREMISRAARHDQRCKNVEGGTFHSFAYKVIRKYASALDFPDSFIVLDESDAEAAIQRCATRMGFYEREKRFPKKDTLRSIISMSLNKAISIGEVIKREYPHFIEYSADLENLRTEYTAFKIEKNYLDYDDLLLYMKILLEHDDIRDRLSRKYRYLMVDEYQDTNALQGDISFALADKHRNIMVVGDDAQSIYGFRGASHENIMSFPRRFPDCAIITLEENYRSSQSVLDVANAVLENMKQKYAKCLVSARKETGQRPRFLFFKDAYEEAEWVAEKIKTQRDGGIPLSQQSVLFRSLYLSIPLQSELSKRDIPYETYGGLKFYETAHVKDVMSHLKVIANPKDELAWNRVLLLIGGIGPKTANRISEEIIRSPSFRDITENVFPSFALNRAYAEGIGRLATALKGAYGEALNVGERFEVVLEYYRPLLKDTYDDWHLRLNDLEALRQIAMRYDSLGELLEDFAVEPPERGVWRVEAETKEEEKPLVLSTIHSAKGLEWNSVFVMGLSDGVLPVTFSLDSDDEIEEERRLFYVAVTRAKSRLFLSLHHEGTRGGLSQFNKISRFLDVPNVLSKLELGEACPREGSAWEAGEKEREEVGPLYDKKALLDRITGFYKR